AAGAGTAATAGGTGGGACCTTATCAAACATAGAGGAGTGAGTATAGGCGCGAATGGAGTTCGGACAGCCACCAAATAAGCCCGAGAAGCGGGATCACCTCATCAGCATGAGGTTGGATAAGGGTGAGGCTAAAGTCTTCCGATATTCGTGTAGGTCCCTGCTGAGTTCTCTTGAGCAAGATTCTGATGATTACGACGCCTGTCAGGCGATTGTAGATACTAGTCCTGGCGCGCTTGAGGTCTACCTGAGTGAGGATAATCACGCTTTGTTTGTCTACGGTTTGGCTCGCTATGCCAGAGACGTTATGACCTACATAGAGAGTGCGATGCTCCACGACCTGGCGTTTGACCCACAGATGACCGTGAGGTACCAGCAGGCTAATCGCATGGCCCAGCAAATTGCCGAAGAAGGAGAGGTGGCGCTCTTTCGACAAACTATTCCAATGTCACCAGAGGATATTCTATGAATCATAAAACAGTCGAAACATATGTACTCAGCATGCCGCATGCCAAGCTAGACTATCCGTTTGGTGAAGGGGTGGCTGTCTATAAAGTGCATGACAATATGTTTGCTCTCATTGCTGAGGGGAAGGATCCGATTCGTATTAGCCTAAAGTGCGATCCGGTCCTGTCAAAAGTTTTGCGCGACAAATACACCGAGGTCATGGAAGGCTACCACCTGAACAAAAAACACTGGAATACTATTATTTTGGCAGGGCAATTGCCCTGGGAAGAAGTGCAGGGACTCATCCGGCACAGCTACGACCTCGTCGCAAAAACCAAGTAATTTTCTACTCATCTATAGCTTTTATCTCCACGCCGACTCTTTGTGGAGGGGCTTCCATACACACCCCCAGACAGGCGGTCATAAAAACATGACTGTCCAACTAGAACTGACTGTCCGGCTCCTGTGGAACTCACCCCGACAAGTCGGGGCTCAAACAGTCCTCGGAGCGCGGGCAATCACTCCTAGCCGCCCAATCAGTTTTTCGTAACCGCCTGGCGGAGGGCGGAGGGGGAAGCACATGTATGAGAGGGGTGGATTACTATTCTGGGGCGACGCCTATGAGTAGGCTGGCGTTTTTGTATTGGGTGGAGAGCGTTGCTTTTAGTTTTGTGTTGGTTGTGAGGTCGTAGGTGGATTTGACGCTTTTTTGGTAGGCGACTAGTTCGTCTTGGAGCTCTTTTA
This window of the Verrucomicrobiia bacterium genome carries:
- a CDS encoding MmcQ/YjbR family DNA-binding protein is translated as MNHKTVETYVLSMPHAKLDYPFGEGVAVYKVHDNMFALIAEGKDPIRISLKCDPVLSKVLRDKYTEVMEGYHLNKKHWNTIILAGQLPWEEVQGLIRHSYDLVAKTK